One Halovivax ruber XH-70 genomic region harbors:
- a CDS encoding PrkA family serine protein kinase — MTHGTDYVSDADRTLAETYEEPQRLDAFVDRLFEQPTLAAHASKYLLDAIEAAGTRTVLEEGEYRTRYRFFDDPHNDGEHAVLGNTEMLNAFVDDLRSIAAGRGKGEKLIWFEGPTATGKSELKRCLINGLREYSKTPEGRRYTVEWNVRSATAEDRSLSYGVDPTAADDEHWFASPVQTHPLSVFPEDVRDDLLSTLNETSDESVPIRLETDLDPFSREAFEYLEERYRNQGVDSLFSAITDDRHLRVRNYVVDVGQGIGVLHAEDDGTPKERLVGSWMHGMLQELDSRGRKNPQAFSYDGVLSQGNGVLTIVEDAAQHADLLRKLLNVPDEGTVKLDKGIGMDVDTQLVIISNPDLEAQLDQHADKNGMDPLKALKRRLNKRRFQYLTNRSMEAELIRRELTDETTVWTATDPDQRDEKVRQPLSVSVTTEAGRTRARELAPHAVEAAALYAVVTRLVTEDLPTDLDLVEKAVLFDQGYLQQGDVRRELDDFAFEDDAPDGTHGIPVTYTRDVIADLLQEGSDRHHPELPVEDVVMPRDVLDAMADGLFEAPIFSTGEQSEFESRVTPVREHVFGRQESDVIEAIMADRRVDEETVAEYVEHVYAWETGEQLTDDRNDPVDPDPLKMKLFEVEELGRFHELDYDGNRPTEDVREFRQENVITALNRYAWEHRDEAFSAADADLTAIPVLTDVLEEHDWDDVRRHYEDLDPHAWDDPPSNTETERVKSTTIDRLVDDFGYSVASAELTSRHVMSQVSYQWE; from the coding sequence ATGACGCACGGAACCGACTACGTCTCCGACGCCGACCGCACCCTGGCGGAGACGTACGAGGAGCCCCAGCGCCTGGACGCGTTCGTCGATCGCCTCTTCGAGCAGCCGACGCTCGCGGCCCACGCCTCGAAGTACCTCCTCGACGCCATCGAGGCTGCGGGGACGCGAACCGTGCTCGAAGAGGGCGAGTATCGGACGCGCTATCGCTTCTTCGACGACCCGCACAACGACGGCGAGCACGCTGTCCTCGGCAACACGGAGATGCTGAACGCGTTCGTCGACGACCTGCGCTCGATCGCTGCGGGTCGGGGCAAGGGCGAGAAACTCATCTGGTTCGAGGGACCCACGGCGACGGGGAAGTCGGAACTCAAGCGCTGTCTGATCAACGGCCTCCGAGAGTACTCGAAGACGCCCGAAGGTCGGCGCTACACGGTCGAGTGGAACGTCCGGTCGGCGACGGCGGAGGACCGCAGTCTGAGTTACGGCGTCGATCCGACCGCGGCCGACGACGAACACTGGTTCGCGAGCCCCGTCCAGACACACCCGCTCTCGGTCTTCCCCGAGGACGTCCGCGACGACCTCCTCTCGACGCTCAACGAGACGTCCGACGAATCCGTCCCGATCCGGCTGGAGACGGATCTCGACCCGTTCTCCCGTGAGGCGTTCGAGTACTTAGAAGAGCGCTACCGGAACCAGGGCGTCGATTCGCTGTTTTCGGCGATCACGGACGACCGGCATCTGCGCGTACGCAACTACGTCGTCGACGTCGGCCAGGGGATCGGCGTCCTCCACGCAGAGGACGACGGAACGCCCAAAGAACGGCTGGTCGGCTCCTGGATGCACGGCATGCTGCAGGAACTCGACTCACGCGGGCGGAAGAACCCGCAGGCCTTCTCCTACGACGGCGTACTCTCGCAGGGCAACGGCGTCCTGACGATCGTCGAAGACGCCGCCCAGCACGCCGACCTCTTACGGAAACTGCTCAACGTCCCCGACGAGGGGACGGTCAAGCTAGACAAGGGGATCGGGATGGACGTCGACACGCAACTGGTCATCATCTCCAACCCCGACCTGGAGGCCCAGCTCGATCAGCACGCCGACAAGAACGGAATGGACCCGCTGAAGGCGCTGAAGCGCCGGCTGAACAAGCGCCGCTTCCAGTACCTGACGAACCGCTCCATGGAAGCCGAACTCATCAGACGCGAGCTGACCGACGAGACGACCGTCTGGACGGCGACCGATCCCGACCAGCGAGACGAGAAGGTTCGCCAGCCGCTTTCCGTGTCGGTCACCACGGAGGCCGGTCGCACGCGAGCGCGAGAACTGGCCCCACACGCCGTCGAGGCGGCTGCGCTTTACGCCGTCGTCACCCGACTCGTTACGGAGGATCTGCCGACGGACCTCGACCTGGTCGAGAAGGCGGTGCTCTTCGACCAGGGGTATCTGCAACAGGGAGACGTTCGCCGCGAACTCGACGACTTCGCGTTCGAGGATGACGCGCCGGACGGCACACACGGCATCCCGGTGACGTACACGCGCGACGTGATCGCCGACCTCCTGCAGGAGGGGAGCGATCGTCACCACCCCGAGCTTCCCGTCGAAGACGTGGTCATGCCGCGAGACGTGCTGGACGCGATGGCCGACGGGCTCTTCGAGGCGCCGATCTTCTCCACGGGGGAGCAGTCGGAGTTCGAGTCTCGCGTCACGCCGGTTCGCGAGCACGTCTTCGGCCGACAGGAGTCGGACGTGATCGAGGCGATCATGGCCGACCGCCGCGTGGACGAGGAGACGGTCGCGGAATACGTCGAGCACGTCTACGCCTGGGAGACCGGCGAGCAACTCACCGACGACCGGAACGATCCGGTCGACCCCGACCCGCTGAAGATGAAGCTGTTCGAGGTCGAGGAGCTCGGTCGGTTCCACGAACTCGACTACGACGGAAATCGGCCAACCGAGGACGTCCGCGAGTTCCGCCAGGAGAACGTCATCACCGCACTGAACCGGTACGCCTGGGAGCACCGTGACGAGGCGTTCTCCGCGGCGGACGCTGACCTGACCGCGATTCCGGTCCTGACGGACGTCCTCGAAGAACACGACTGGGACGACGTTCGTCGCCACTACGAGGACCTCGACCCGCACGCGTGGGACGACCCGCCGAGCAATACGGAGACCGAGCGCGTCAAGTCGACGACGATCGACCGGCTGGTCGACGACTTCGGCTACTCCGTCGCCTCGGCCGAACTGACGAGTCGACACGTCATGAGCCAGGTGAGTTACCAGTGGGAGTGA
- a CDS encoding PrkA family serine protein kinase, with protein sequence MTSETDTLERLSTAYQQSMPADLREAKSFGWYLDEVTADPKIARNAHQRVADMFDHYGTTYDDERGVVEYHLASLDPLNDGENTFYGRVVHQAIHEFVNKVKSGSRRLGPERRIKLLLGPVGSGKSHFDRQLRRYFEDYTLTEDGRMYTFRWTNLCDVIRDQDPSDDVVRSPMNQDPLVLLPIEQRRDVIDAMNDGLDAPYTIQNEQALDPESEFYMDRLLAHYEDDLQAVLENHVEIVRFVADENKRQGLETFEPKDKKNQDETELTGDVNYSKIAVYGESDPRAFDYSGAFCNANRGIFSGEELLKLQREFLYDFLHATQEQTIKPKNNPRIDIDQVIVGRTNMPEYKDKKGDEKMEAFNDRTKRIDFPYVLSYEDEARIYQKMLDNADVPDIHVEPHTLEMAGLFGVLTRVEEPDSDRVDLLSKAKAYNGEIDEATDVDVKKLREEADQTAEIGEGMVGISPRFIGDEIAEAIMDSKHRDREYLSPLTVFSFFEENLEHHGSIPEAEFERYYRYLERVREEYRERAIEDVRNALAYDVEEIQRQGEKYMDHVMAHIDDATIEDELTGREQEPDETFLRAVEEELDIPSDRKDDFRQEVSNWVSRRAREGEAFDPTDNERLRRALERKLWEDKKHNINFSALVSAGEIDDEERSAWIDALVEQGYSKNGAKEVLEFAGAEVARSEIEEQ encoded by the coding sequence ATGACCAGTGAAACCGACACGCTCGAACGACTCAGTACCGCCTACCAGCAATCGATGCCCGCCGATCTGCGCGAGGCGAAATCGTTCGGCTGGTACCTAGACGAAGTCACCGCCGATCCGAAGATCGCTCGCAACGCCCACCAGCGCGTCGCGGACATGTTCGATCACTACGGTACGACCTACGACGACGAACGCGGCGTCGTCGAGTACCATCTGGCGTCGTTGGACCCACTCAACGACGGCGAGAACACGTTCTACGGTCGTGTCGTCCACCAGGCGATCCACGAGTTCGTCAACAAGGTCAAGTCGGGCTCGCGCCGGCTGGGGCCCGAACGCCGGATCAAACTTCTGCTGGGTCCCGTCGGCTCCGGGAAGTCACACTTCGACCGCCAGCTCCGCCGATACTTCGAAGACTACACGCTGACGGAGGACGGTCGAATGTACACGTTCCGGTGGACAAACCTCTGTGACGTCATCCGGGATCAGGACCCGTCGGACGACGTCGTCCGCTCGCCGATGAACCAGGACCCGCTCGTCCTCTTGCCGATCGAACAGCGACGCGACGTCATCGACGCGATGAACGACGGTCTCGACGCGCCGTACACGATCCAGAACGAGCAGGCGCTGGATCCGGAGAGCGAGTTCTACATGGACCGGCTGCTGGCGCACTACGAGGACGACCTCCAGGCCGTACTGGAGAATCACGTCGAGATCGTCCGATTCGTCGCCGACGAGAACAAACGCCAGGGGCTGGAGACGTTCGAACCGAAGGACAAGAAGAATCAGGACGAGACGGAGCTGACGGGGGACGTCAACTACTCGAAGATCGCCGTCTACGGCGAGTCCGACCCGCGCGCGTTCGACTACTCCGGCGCGTTCTGTAACGCGAACCGCGGCATCTTCTCCGGCGAGGAGTTGCTCAAACTCCAGCGCGAGTTCCTCTACGACTTCCTGCACGCGACCCAGGAGCAGACGATCAAGCCGAAGAACAACCCGCGGATCGACATCGACCAGGTGATCGTCGGCCGGACGAACATGCCCGAGTACAAGGACAAGAAGGGCGACGAGAAGATGGAGGCGTTCAACGACCGCACGAAGCGGATCGACTTCCCGTACGTCCTGTCCTACGAGGACGAGGCGCGCATCTATCAGAAGATGCTCGACAACGCCGACGTTCCGGATATCCACGTCGAGCCCCACACGCTGGAGATGGCCGGCCTCTTCGGCGTCCTCACCCGCGTCGAGGAGCCGGACTCGGACCGTGTCGACCTCCTCTCGAAAGCGAAAGCCTACAACGGCGAGATCGACGAGGCGACGGACGTCGACGTGAAGAAACTCCGCGAGGAGGCCGATCAGACCGCCGAAATCGGTGAGGGAATGGTCGGGATCTCTCCGCGGTTCATCGGCGACGAGATCGCAGAGGCGATCATGGATTCGAAGCATCGTGACCGGGAGTATCTCTCGCCGCTGACCGTGTTCTCGTTCTTCGAAGAGAACCTGGAGCACCACGGCTCGATCCCGGAAGCGGAGTTCGAGCGGTACTACCGCTATCTGGAGCGCGTCCGCGAGGAGTACCGCGAGCGCGCGATCGAGGACGTCCGCAACGCGCTCGCGTACGACGTCGAGGAGATCCAGCGCCAGGGCGAGAAGTACATGGATCACGTGATGGCTCACATCGACGACGCGACGATCGAGGACGAACTCACCGGCCGCGAGCAAGAACCCGACGAGACCTTCCTTCGAGCCGTCGAGGAGGAACTCGACATCCCCTCCGACCGCAAGGACGACTTCCGACAGGAGGTCTCGAACTGGGTGTCACGGCGCGCACGCGAGGGCGAGGCGTTCGACCCGACGGACAACGAACGCCTTCGTCGTGCCTTAGAACGCAAACTCTGGGAGGACAAGAAGCACAACATCAACTTCTCCGCGCTGGTCAGCGCCGGCGAGATCGACGACGAGGAGCGGTCGGCGTGGATCGACGCGCTGGTCGAACAGGGCTACTCGAAGAACGGGGCGAAGGAGGTGCTCGAGTTCGCGGGCGCCGAAGTCGCCCGCTCGGAGATCGAAGAGCAATGA
- a CDS encoding DUF5820 family protein, translating into MTPSTELPPGWVVWDDESDGRTVYAYRPDVFDGSEYPAPCLPVCYLTHGARTRRPGQNPTDRTVDDDWFVTLYLEPEVYVGDVERVGSQADAESTAIDLLTRFAAGEIDYRAAYQVPRDRYLDRLDELTGRSSTR; encoded by the coding sequence ATGACGCCGTCCACCGAACTTCCGCCCGGGTGGGTCGTCTGGGACGACGAGTCGGACGGACGAACGGTCTACGCCTACCGACCGGACGTCTTCGACGGCAGCGAGTACCCCGCCCCCTGCCTTCCGGTGTGTTATCTGACCCACGGCGCCCGGACGCGCCGGCCCGGGCAGAACCCCACCGACCGGACCGTCGACGACGACTGGTTCGTTACCCTCTATCTCGAACCCGAGGTGTACGTCGGGGACGTCGAGCGAGTCGGGTCGCAGGCCGACGCCGAGTCGACCGCCATCGACTTGCTGACGCGCTTCGCTGCCGGCGAGATCGACTACCGGGCCGCCTATCAGGTCCCCCGGGACCGCTACCTCGATCGGCTCGACGAGTTGACCGGCCGATCGTCGACCCGATAG
- a CDS encoding UPF0179 family protein, with amino-acid sequence MSTITLLGDLLAEPGTEFVYEGEADACAGCPYRSQCLTLESGRRYRVTDVRENGQLLECAIHDRGVRAVEVEPTTVRANVPEDGSFAGSTASLAGPCPYVECPSHELCEPDGIEHGASARIATVHGDPPHDVCHLDRSLTTVELDPDG; translated from the coding sequence ATGTCGACGATCACACTGCTCGGCGATCTACTGGCCGAGCCTGGCACGGAGTTCGTCTACGAAGGCGAAGCCGATGCCTGTGCCGGCTGTCCGTATCGGAGTCAATGTCTCACGCTGGAGTCCGGACGGCGGTATCGGGTAACCGACGTCAGAGAGAACGGCCAGTTACTCGAGTGTGCGATCCACGATCGCGGGGTCCGCGCCGTCGAAGTCGAGCCGACGACCGTCAGAGCGAACGTCCCCGAAGACGGCTCCTTCGCCGGAAGTACGGCTAGCCTCGCCGGACCGTGTCCCTACGTCGAGTGCCCGAGTCACGAATTGTGCGAGCCCGACGGCATCGAGCACGGAGCGTCGGCTCGCATCGCGACGGTCCACGGCGACCCACCCCACGACGTCTGTCACCTCGATCGCTCGCTCACCACGGTCGAGCTCGACCCCGACGGGTGA